The genomic DNA CTTCGTCTGGCTGCCCGTGGGCGGAGCGCTGTCGGACGCCATCGGCCGCAAGCCGGTGCTGCTGACGATCTCGACCCTGTCGCTGCTGACGACCTACCCGGCGCTGCACTGGCTCGTGGCCGACCCGACCTTCGGCAAGATGCTCGCCGTCGAGCTGTGGTTCTCGTTCTTCTTCGGTGTCTACAACGGCGCGATGGTGGTCTCGCTCTCGGAGGTCGTGCCGGCCCATGTCCGCGCCAGCGGCTTCTCGCTGGCCTACAGCCTCGCCACCGCGCTGTTCGGCACGGCGACGCCCATGGTCTCGACCTTCCTGATCGAGAAGACCGGCGACCGGGCGGCGCCGAGCTACTGGCTGATGGCGGCGGCCGCCTGCGGCATCGTCGCGACGCTCGCCCTGTTCCGCGGCCGGCCCAGTCTGGAGCGCGTGCCGGCCCACGCCTGAGGGTCGGGGGCCCTCAGCTCTCCTGCCAGATCCGGATCCGCGCCTTGAAGGCGGCGCGGATATGGGCCCGGGCCGCGGCCTCGGCGGCATCCCCGTCGTGGGCCCGGATCGCTGCCACGATCGCCGCGTGCTCGGCGAGCGATTCCGCGGCGCGGTCGGGCGCCGCCAGCGTGGTGGCGCCCGGGAGCAGCACCAGCGACAGGCGCATCGTCTCCAGCGTGCCCTGCAGGAAGCGGTTGCGCGCCGCCCCGTGGATCTGGCGGTGGAACAGCCGGTTGGTCCGTGCCAGCGCGGGCGCGTCGCCGAGCAGCGTCCGGTCCCGGGCGACCATCTCCTCCAGGATCTCGGTCTCGACCGTGCTGGCGTGGATCGCCGCGAGGCGCGCGGCCGTCCCCTCCAGCACCTCGCGCAGGTCGTAGAGCTCGCTCACCTGCCCGTAATCGAGCTGCGCCACGCTGGCGCCCCGGTGCGGCTCGTGGGCGACGAGTCCCTGCGCCTCCAGCCGGCCGAGCGCCTCGCGGACCGGCGTGCGGCTGATCTGGAACCGCTCGGCGAGCTCCGCCTCGCGCAGGCGGCTGCCAGGGGCGAGCTCGCCCTCCTCGATCGCCCGCAGCAGCCGCTCGTAGGCGCCGGCGCCGCTGGAGCGCTCCGCTTCGCTGGCCTTCATGTCCGGCTCTCCTCGGCTCGGCCATAGCGCGAAAGCGTGACGCCTGAAACGCTTGCGAAGAATTGCATGCAAACGTATACAATGCTTCGAGAGCAGCTGTTGGAGAGGAGGCAGGCATGCAGCGTCCGGACGATGCGCCGTGGGATGTGGTGGTGGTCGGCTCGGGCAACGCCGCCATGAGCGCCGGCCTCGCCGCCCTGGAGCGCGGCGCCTCGGTGCTGATGATCGAGAAGGCCGAGCGGGACCTCGCCGGCGGCAACACCGCCTACACGGCCGGGGCCATGCGCTTCGTCTACGCGGGCAACGACGACCTGATCCCGCTGCTGGTCGATCCCGAGGACCCGCGCCTGCCGCGGACCGATTTCGGTGCCTACACGGCACAGAAATTCGAGGCGGACCTGCTCGGCTTCAACGACGGGCGGCCGCTCTCGCGCGAGCAGCGCATCCTGATCGACGAGAGCGGCGCGGCCCTGCGCTGGCTGGCGACGCAGGGGGTGAAGTTCGAGCCGATCTACTCCCGTCAATCGTTCGAGAAGGACGGGCGCTTCGTGTTCTGGGGCGGCCTGACGCTCGCCACCCACGACGAGGGCTTCGGCCTCGCCCGGGCCGAGCTGGAGGCCTTCACCCGGGCCGGCGGCGAGATCCGCTACGGCTGCCCGGCCCGGGGCCTGATCGTGGAGGACGGGCGCGTCGTCGGCGTGGAGACGCCGCAGGGTCCGGTCCGGGCGACGTCCGTGGTGCTGGCCTGCGGCGGCTTCGAGGCGAACGCTGCCCTCCGGACACGCTTCATCGGCGAGGGCTGGGACAAGGCCCGGGTGCGCGGCACGCCCCACAACCAGGGCGACGGGCTCCAGATGGCGCTCGACCTCGGCGCGAAGGCCCACGGCTTCTACGGTGGCTGCCACGCCACGCCGATGGACCTGCACACCCCCGATTACGGCAACCTCGAGCTGCCGCATGGCGAGCGCAAGCACTACCGGAAGATCTGCTACTTCCTGGGCCTCATGCTGAACGCGGACGGCGAGCGATTCGTCGACGAGGGCAAGAATTTCCGCAACTACACCTACGCCCAGTTTGGCCGCTCGATCATGGAGCAGCCCGGGCACGTGGCGTGGCAGATCTTCGACGCCAAGGTAGATCACCTGCTCTACAGCGAGTACCGGTTCCACGACGCGCACTTCGTCGAGGCCGACACCTTGGACGGGCTCCTCGACAAGCTCGAGGGCATCGACCGCGCGGCGGCGCGGCGGACCATCGCGGCGTTCAACGCCGCCGTGGACGAGAGCGTGCCCTTCGACCCGACCGTGAAGGACGGGCGCGGCACGAAGGGGCTCGCCCTGCCGAAGTCGAACTGGGCGCAGAGGATCGAGACCGGGCCGTTCAAGGCCTACCCGGTCACGGGCGGCATCACCTTCACCTACGGCGGCGTCGAGGTCGGCGACGACGGCGGCGTGAAGCGCGCGGACGGCGGCGCGATTCCCGGCCTCTATGCCTGCGGCGAGATGGTCGGTGGCGTGTTCTTCAACGGCTATCCCGGCGGCTCGGGGCTGACCTCCGGCGTCGTGTTCGGCCGCCGCGCCGGCTACGGCGCCGCCGCGAGGGCGAAGGGCTGAGGTCAGCGGCGGAGCGCGACCGAACTCCTCCGATGCGGGGAGGGAAGCCGCGCGATCGTTCCCCAGCGGCCCATCGTCCCCTGTCCGCCGCCCCGGCGCGGGCGTAGAAGCCCAGCCATGCCCGCCCGACAGGCCGTTTTCACCATCTCCCGCGGCGTCCCGTTCCTGCCGACGCTCGCCGAGGCGCTGCTCTCCGGCCGCCTCGTCGGGCCGGTGGCGGACGATCCGCTGGCGCGCGCCTCCGTCACGATCTACCTGCCGACCCGCCGCGCGGCCCGGGCGCTCGGCGCGATCCTGGCCGAGAGGCTCGGCCGGGACGCGCCCGGCCAGGCGACGCTGCTGCCGCGGATGGTGCCGCTCGGCGAGGCCGACGAGGCCGAGCTCGACCTCGCCGCCGAGCCGCTGCTGGAGGAGAACGCCGATCCCCTGAGCATCCCGATGCCGCCGCTGGAGCGCCGGCTGATCCTGGCCCGCCTCGTCCAGGCCTGGGCCAGGACCGTCGACCGGACGCTGCTGCCGCTGGACGCCGAGGTGCCGTTCCTGGTGCCGTCCTCCCCCGCCGACGCGGTCGGGCTCGCCGGCGATCTCGAGCGCCTGATGGACGCGCTCACCGTCGAGGGCCTGCCCTGGTCGGAGATCGGCGCGGCCGTCGAGGCCGAGTATTCCCGCTACTTCGGCCTGACCCTCGACTTCGTGAAGATCGCCGCCGAGAACTGGCCGAAGCTCCTGGCCGAGCGGGGCCTCGCCGATCCGGTCGCCCGCGCCCGCGGGCTCGTGCTCGCCGAGGAGCGGCGCCTGTCGCGCGGCGCGACGCTGGACCCGGTGATCGTCGCCGGCTCGCTGGGCTCCGTCCCCGCCACGGCCCGGCTCATCGCCGCCGTGGCCAAGCTGCCCCACGGCGCCGTGGTCCTGCCCGGGCTCGATCTCGACCTCGACGCGGCCGGCTGGGACGGCATCGACACCGGCGAGGGTTTTTCCCGCGTGATCGCGCACGGCCATCCGCAGGCGGTGCTGCACCGGTTGCTCGGACCGGAGAACCTCAACCTCGACCGCGCCGAGGTCGTCGCCCTCGGCGAGCCCGACCCCGGCCAGGCGGCGCGAGCCGCGCTCCTGTCGCAGGCCCTGCGGCCGGCCGATACCACCGACGCGTGGGCCGCCCTCGACCCGGCCGAGCGCGACACCGTCGCCCGCCTCGGCCTCGAGGGGCTCGCGCTCGCCGAAGCGGCCGACGAGCGCGAGGAGGCGCTGGTCGCGGCGCTGGCGCTGCGCGAGACCCTGCAGACCCCCGGTGCGACTGCGGCGCTCATCACGCCCGACCGCGGGCTCGCCGGCCGGGTCGCCGTCGAGCTGCTGCGCTGGGGCATCGTGGCCGAGGATTCCGCCGGGCTGTCCCTGGCCGTGAGCCCGGCCGGGCGGCTCGCCCGGCTCGCGGCGGAACTCGCCGCCGACCTCGCCCGCGATCAGGCCGACGCGATCCCGGCCCGGCTGATCGCGCTGCTCTCCCATCCGATGGTCCATCTCGGTCTGCCGCGTCCCGACGTGGTCCGGGGCGCGGCCGCCCTGGAGATCGGATTGCTGCGCGGTCCGGTCCCGGCCCCGGGCTTCGACGGCCTGCGCAAGGCCCTCGCCGCCGAGCGCGCCGGGCCGCCCGAGCACCGGCCCCGGGCCAAACGCCGCCTGAAGGACGTCGACTGGGAGCTGGCCGCGAACCTGCTGGACCGGCTCGATCTGGTGTTCCGGGATTTCCCGGGACCGGACGGGGCGGGGGAATGCGACCTCGTCACCACCGCCGCGGGTCACCGTGAGGCGTGCGACCGGCTGATCGCCGGGCCGGAGGACGGTCCCCCGGTCGAGACGGACGGATCCCTGTCCTGCCTCGACGCCCTGTTCGACGACCTGGAGATGGCGGAGCCCGGCCTGATGCCGGGGCGGTTCGACGACTACGCCACCTTCTTCACGTCGCTCGCCCGGGAGCGCAAAGTCGCCTGCTCGGGCGACGCGCCGCATCCGCGCCTGCGCATCCTCGGGTTGCTGGAGGCGCGCCTCCTGTCGGTGGATCGCGTGGTGCTCGGCGGGCTGGACGAGGGCGTCTGGCCGGTGCGCACGCTGACCGACTCGTTCCTCAACCGGCCGATGCGCGAGCGGGTCGGCCTCAACCCGCCCGAGCGGCGGATCGGGCAGATGGCCCACGACTTCGTGCAGGCGCTCGGCTGCCGCGACGCGGTGATCACCCGCGCGCTGAAGCGGGAGGGCGCCCCGACCGTGCCGTCGCGCCTGATCCAGCGCCTGCGCGCGCTCTCGGGCGACGCCCGCTGGGACGCCGTCCTGCACGCGGGGCGCCGGCTCGCGGGCCTCGCCGCGCGGCTCGACGCGGCGCCGCCGGAGCCGCGGCTGAAGCGCCCCGCGCCGAAGCCGGACCCGGCGCTGTTCCCGCGCTCGCTCAGCGTCACCGAGATCGAGACGCTGGTGCGCGATCCCTACAGCATCTTCGCCCGCCACGTGCTCGGACTGGACCCGCTCGATCCGCTGGCGGCGGCGCCGGGCGTCGCCACCCGCGGCTCCCTGGTGCACGACGTCTTCGCGGAATTCGCCAGTCGCCATCCCAAGGACCTGCCGCCGGACTTCGCGGAGCGGCTGCTGAACTTCGCGGTGAACGCCTTCGGCGACATCGAGGCGGAGTACCCGAACCTCTACGCCGAGTGGTGGCCGCGCTACGAACGCATGGCTTCGGCCTATCTGGACTGGGAGGCGCGGCGCCGGCCCGGCCTGACCCGGGTCTACCCGGAGGTCTCCGGGCGCTGGGCGATCCCGATGGGGCGCGAGACCTTCACGCTGCGCGCCCGGGCCGACCGGATCGAGCTGCGGCCGGACGGCACCGCCTGCATCGTCGATTACAAGACCGGGACGCCGCCCTCGGGCAAGATGATCTTCTCCGGGTTCTCGCCGCAGCTCACCCTGGAGGCGGCGATGCTGATGCACGGCGCCTTCGCGGATCTGCCGGCCGTGACGACGACGCCGGACCTGCTCTACGTCCACGCCTCGGGCGGCCGGAAGCCCTTCGTCCCGATCCCGGTGAAGCCGCCCCGGGGCGAGGAGCGCGGCGTGGAGGCGATCGTGGCCGAGCACGCCGCGCGGCTCCGGGGGCTGGTGGCCCGGTTCATGACCGGCGAGGCGGCCTACACGGCGCGGCCCTACCCGCAATATGCCAGCCGGTACGGCGCCTACGACCACCTCGCCCGGGTGCTCGAGTGGTCGCTCGCCGGGGACGAGGGCGGGGAGTGACCCCGCCCGGGCCCTCATCCTGAGGTGCCGAAGCGCAGCGGAGGTCTCGAGGAAGCCTCCCGATATCGCCGCGGTTCCGGGGGACTTCTTCGAGGCGACTGCGCCGCACTTGAGGATGAGGTGACCCGGTGGGAGGCGCGTCCTCCGCGCCTCAGAAGAACGCCTGCAGCCCCGTCTGGGCCCGGCCCAGGATCAGGGCGTGGACGTCGTGGGTGCCTTCGTAGGTGTTCACCGTCTCGAGGTTCTGGGCGTGGCGCATCACGTGGTACTCGCCCATGATGCCGTTGCCGCCGTGCATGTCGCGGGCGGTGCGGGCGATGTCCAGCGCCTTGCCGCAATTGTTGCGCTTGACCAGCGAGATCATCTCGGGCGCCATCTTGCCCTCGTCCATCAGCCGCCCGACGCGGAGCGAGGCCTGGAGGCCCAGCGCGATCTCGGTCTGCATGTCGGCGAGCTTCTTCTGGACGAGCTGGGTCTGCGCCAGGGGCCGGCCGAACTGCTTGCGCTCCAGCGTGTAGGTGCGGGCGCGGTGCCAGCAATCCTCTGCGGCGCCCATCGCGCCCCACGAGATGCCGTAGCGCGCCCGGTTGAGGCAGCCGAACGGCCCCTTCAGCCCCGAGACGTTCGGCAGCAGCGCGTCCTCGCCGACCTCGACGCCCTCCATGACGATCTCGCCGGTGGTGGAGGCGCGCAGGGATAGCTTGCCCTTCAGCGTCGGGGCGGACAGGCCCTTCATGCCCTTCTCGAGGACGAAGCCGCGGATCGCGCCCTCGTGGGCCTCGGACTTCGCCCAGACCACGAAGACGTCCGCGAAGGGGGCGTTCGAGATCCACATCTTGGCGCCGGAGATCCGGTAGCCGCCGTCGATCTTCTCGGCCTTGGTCTTCATGCCGGCCGGGTCCGAGCCGGCATCCGGCTCGGTGAGGCCGAAGCAGCCGATCCACTCGCCCGAGGCGAGCTTCGGCAGGAACTTCTGGCGCTGCTCCTCGGAGCCATAGGCGTGGATCGGGTACATCACGAGGGAGGATTGGACGCTCATCATCGAGCGGTAGCCGGAATCCACCGCCTCGACCGCCCGCGCCACGAGCCCGTAGGCCACGTAGGAGGCGCCCGCGCAGCCGTACTCCTCCGGGAGCGTCACGCCGAGCAGGCCGAGCTCGCCCATCTTGCGGAACAGGCCGGGATCGGTCTTCTCGGTGGCGTAAGCCTCCACGATCCCGGGCAGCAGCTGCTCCTGCGCGAAGCTCTGGGCGACGTCGCGGATCGCCCGCTCGTCCTCGGTGAGCTGATCCTCCAGCAGGAAGGGATCGTCCCAGACGAAGCGGGCCGAGGCCGGGGCCGACGGGGAGGCGCTGCCCGGAGGGCGCATCGGAGCGTTCATCGAGATTCCTCGCCTGCAGGGTGGCGCGGGTCTTCGCGGCCCGCGCGCTTGACCCTACCCTAGACCCGCGCGCCGCCCGGTCCAACGCGCGCGGTGACGCCGGGGCGCCGCCGTCACGCCCGGCCGAGGAGCATCAGCCAGAGCAGCGTGGTGAGCGGCGCCAGCAGCGTCGAGACCAAGACCGAGGCCGCGACCATGCCGGTCTCGGTCCGGTAGCGCGCCGCCAGCAGGTAGGCGTTGATCCCCACCGGCATGGCGGCGAACAGGGTCGCGACGCCCGCGTAGGCGGCCGGCATCGCGAAGACGTGGAAGGCCAGGACCCAGACCGCCAGCGGGTGCAGGAGGTTCTTCAGGAGCGCGATCACGAGCGCACCCTTGAGGTCGAACAGCACCCGGTAGCGCTTCAGGCCGGCGCCCAGCGCCACCAGGGCGCAGGTGGAGGCCGTGCCGGCGAAGGCGTCGATCAGCGACTGGGCGATGCCGACCGGCGCGAGGCCGAGGGCCTTCATGGCCATGCCGATCAGCAGCGCCACGAAGATCGGGTTGCGCAGCAGCACCAGGGCGAGCCCGCGGATCCGCGCCAGGACCGGCAGGCCGGAATCGGACTCGATCAGGAAAGTGGCGCTGCCCATCATCAGGGGCAGGTGGACGGCCAGCAGCATGAACAGCGGGAAGGCGCCCTCCTCGCCGTAGGCCTGGAGGATCATCGGGACGCCCACGAACACCGTGTTCGACTGGCTCGCCGCGAAGCCGTGGAGGATCGCACCCCGGCGC from Methylobacterium oryzae includes the following:
- a CDS encoding GntR family transcriptional regulator — its product is MKASEAERSSGAGAYERLLRAIEEGELAPGSRLREAELAERFQISRTPVREALGRLEAQGLVAHEPHRGASVAQLDYGQVSELYDLREVLEGTAARLAAIHASTVETEILEEMVARDRTLLGDAPALARTNRLFHRQIHGAARNRFLQGTLETMRLSLVLLPGATTLAAPDRAAESLAEHAAIVAAIRAHDGDAAEAAARAHIRAAFKARIRIWQES
- the tcuA gene encoding FAD-dependent tricarballylate dehydrogenase TcuA; translated protein: MQRPDDAPWDVVVVGSGNAAMSAGLAALERGASVLMIEKAERDLAGGNTAYTAGAMRFVYAGNDDLIPLLVDPEDPRLPRTDFGAYTAQKFEADLLGFNDGRPLSREQRILIDESGAALRWLATQGVKFEPIYSRQSFEKDGRFVFWGGLTLATHDEGFGLARAELEAFTRAGGEIRYGCPARGLIVEDGRVVGVETPQGPVRATSVVLACGGFEANAALRTRFIGEGWDKARVRGTPHNQGDGLQMALDLGAKAHGFYGGCHATPMDLHTPDYGNLELPHGERKHYRKICYFLGLMLNADGERFVDEGKNFRNYTYAQFGRSIMEQPGHVAWQIFDAKVDHLLYSEYRFHDAHFVEADTLDGLLDKLEGIDRAAARRTIAAFNAAVDESVPFDPTVKDGRGTKGLALPKSNWAQRIETGPFKAYPVTGGITFTYGGVEVGDDGGVKRADGGAIPGLYACGEMVGGVFFNGYPGGSGLTSGVVFGRRAGYGAAARAKG
- the addB gene encoding double-strand break repair protein AddB, translating into MPARQAVFTISRGVPFLPTLAEALLSGRLVGPVADDPLARASVTIYLPTRRAARALGAILAERLGRDAPGQATLLPRMVPLGEADEAELDLAAEPLLEENADPLSIPMPPLERRLILARLVQAWARTVDRTLLPLDAEVPFLVPSSPADAVGLAGDLERLMDALTVEGLPWSEIGAAVEAEYSRYFGLTLDFVKIAAENWPKLLAERGLADPVARARGLVLAEERRLSRGATLDPVIVAGSLGSVPATARLIAAVAKLPHGAVVLPGLDLDLDAAGWDGIDTGEGFSRVIAHGHPQAVLHRLLGPENLNLDRAEVVALGEPDPGQAARAALLSQALRPADTTDAWAALDPAERDTVARLGLEGLALAEAADEREEALVAALALRETLQTPGATAALITPDRGLAGRVAVELLRWGIVAEDSAGLSLAVSPAGRLARLAAELAADLARDQADAIPARLIALLSHPMVHLGLPRPDVVRGAAALEIGLLRGPVPAPGFDGLRKALAAERAGPPEHRPRAKRRLKDVDWELAANLLDRLDLVFRDFPGPDGAGECDLVTTAAGHREACDRLIAGPEDGPPVETDGSLSCLDALFDDLEMAEPGLMPGRFDDYATFFTSLARERKVACSGDAPHPRLRILGLLEARLLSVDRVVLGGLDEGVWPVRTLTDSFLNRPMRERVGLNPPERRIGQMAHDFVQALGCRDAVITRALKREGAPTVPSRLIQRLRALSGDARWDAVLHAGRRLAGLAARLDAAPPEPRLKRPAPKPDPALFPRSLSVTEIETLVRDPYSIFARHVLGLDPLDPLAAAPGVATRGSLVHDVFAEFASRHPKDLPPDFAERLLNFAVNAFGDIEAEYPNLYAEWWPRYERMASAYLDWEARRRPGLTRVYPEVSGRWAIPMGRETFTLRARADRIELRPDGTACIVDYKTGTPPSGKMIFSGFSPQLTLEAAMLMHGAFADLPAVTTTPDLLYVHASGGRKPFVPIPVKPPRGEERGVEAIVAEHAARLRGLVARFMTGEAAYTARPYPQYASRYGAYDHLARVLEWSLAGDEGGE
- a CDS encoding acyl-CoA dehydrogenase, whose protein sequence is MNAPMRPPGSASPSAPASARFVWDDPFLLEDQLTEDERAIRDVAQSFAQEQLLPGIVEAYATEKTDPGLFRKMGELGLLGVTLPEEYGCAGASYVAYGLVARAVEAVDSGYRSMMSVQSSLVMYPIHAYGSEEQRQKFLPKLASGEWIGCFGLTEPDAGSDPAGMKTKAEKIDGGYRISGAKMWISNAPFADVFVVWAKSEAHEGAIRGFVLEKGMKGLSAPTLKGKLSLRASTTGEIVMEGVEVGEDALLPNVSGLKGPFGCLNRARYGISWGAMGAAEDCWHRARTYTLERKQFGRPLAQTQLVQKKLADMQTEIALGLQASLRVGRLMDEGKMAPEMISLVKRNNCGKALDIARTARDMHGGNGIMGEYHVMRHAQNLETVNTYEGTHDVHALILGRAQTGLQAFF
- a CDS encoding AEC family transporter; protein product: MNALAIIAPIFGIVLIGWAAALAGLLSDKVSDGLSEYVFAVAVPALIIATLTKPGMSGTIAWSYWVAYFGGAAISWSVGTLIARRRAGIERRGAILHGFAASQSNTVFVGVPMILQAYGEEGAFPLFMLLAVHLPLMMGSATFLIESDSGLPVLARIRGLALVLLRNPIFVALLIGMAMKALGLAPVGIAQSLIDAFAGTASTCALVALGAGLKRYRVLFDLKGALVIALLKNLLHPLAVWVLAFHVFAMPAAYAGVATLFAAMPVGINAYLLAARYRTETGMVAASVLVSTLLAPLTTLLWLMLLGRA